Genomic segment of Catenibacterium mitsuokai:
TGCATTTCAAGCTTAGCCTCAATGATCTTTTCAAGAGGCATAAGCTCTGATGCCTTCACCCCATAATAGCTGTCCAGTGGATACTGACCTGTCACCTTATATGTATAGAATTCACTTGGAGACAGTGCTGCAAGGGTATCCTGATATCTTTCATTATTATGCATATTGATATATCCATTAATGAGCCTTCTTACAGTAGCTATATCCCCACATCTTGCGATGATGTCAATGACCTCAGTCTTCATACGCCCAAAGAATGATTCCATAGGAGCGTTGTCCTGACTGTTTCCTCTTCTGGACATTGACTGGATGAAATCATTCTCATTAAGAAGCTGTTTGAAAGATGTTGACAGATACTGTGAGCCCTGGTCACTGTGGCAGTATACCTCCAGATTCTTGGGGAACTCGTCCTTATGATTCTCCATCATATTATTGAATGCCTTCTGAACAAGAGACACATCCATTCTGCCTGATACATAATGACCTAGTATTTCAGTTGTATAGGCATCCTTGAACGCACACATATAGGCTGGAGTACGGCTATAGCCGTAATGAATATAAGTGATATCAGTAAGGATGACCTGTCTTACACCTAACTTGAAGTTACGGTTAACGAGATTAGGCTTTGCCATGCACTCATGATGGTGGGTTGCCTGTCCCTTGTATGCATCCTTCTTGGGAAGCTGTGCAGTAATCTGCATCTTTTTCATGATGGCTGAAGCTCTTGATACGCTGATATTGTAATTGAACCTTCTGAACATATGTCGGCGGAAAGTTCGCTTTCCGGGAACGAATCCTAGTGTTTTAATGATCTTCTTGAAGCACTGCATCACATGGCTTTCATCCTGTTTTCTAGCTGCCTGCTTCCCGTCTCTATCCTCCCTGCGTGCCACATAATTATAATAGCCGGTGCTGCTTACACCAAATAATTTGAACACTTTGGTGTTAGTATAACCATTCTCTTTTGCCTTTCCCCTGCTTATGTAGTCATAAGCCATGAAGAGCTTGTCCTCCTTTACTTCTTGTCGCTGTAGGATGAGTATATCTCCTCCAGTATGGAAGGCATTTTTTTTTGAAATTCTACGTAATCCTCAAGATATCTGATACGTGCCTCCTGGTATGCAACCTTCTCTTCGAGAGTCATTTCAGGCATTTCCTCAATAGGGATGCTTCCATCATAGTTCTCAGCCTTTGGTTCAAACTCCCCGTTCTTCGCTTTCTGTCTTGCACGCTTGGCTGCTGCCTGAGCGCAGTTCTTTCCTAGTTTCTTAGTATCGAACCCTAATGATTCATAAGCCTCGATTGATGTCATTCCACTTTCAAGCTGCTTATACAGTGCAACATAGAAGTCCTTTGTATAGATGAATGCATCCATATTCTTTGTAAGTTCTGCAACGAACTTATTATCTGAATGTTCAATAACTGCATCTCTATGTGCAAGTCTCTGCGCCTCTGTCTGCTGTTGCCTGTTCTTCTTTCTTTCCTGAGCCATATAATTCCATATCCTCCTCTGTCAGAGCGCCAAGCTCAACTGCACGCTTGAGCGCCTTTTCTCTCGCTTTTTTCATCATTTTATCATACTTTTCCTGTTCGTTTTGAAGATAATCTGAATATTCATTATCAGATAATGAATTAAGATAGTCTTCATATTCAGTTGGTGTCATCTTATTACGTGTCCACTGAGGACGCTCATTATTATAGTAGTATACATAATTATCTATCATTTCCTTCACTTCTTCCGGAGTGGAACAGCCAGACAGGTCGCACTCATCCTTCATATGTCCAAAGAAGGATTCCTGGCTTGCATTATCCCAGCAGTTTCCCCTGCGTGACATGGACTGTCTGTATCCTAGTTCCTTAAGCCTGCCCTGGAATAAATCATTAAAATAGAGGGAGCCCTGGTCAGAATGGAAGATGGCATCCTCAGAAGGATCAAGAGTATCTATTGTATCCATAACTAAATTAAGATCGTTACCTGAAGAAGTGATATGACTTACAACACGTCCGCTTACTGCATCCTTTATGCAAGACAGGTATTCAGTTCTGTTCAGCCCGTATTTTAGATAGCTCACATCTGTGAGCAGTATGTCACCCGGCCTTGCCAGACGGAACATTCTCTTAAGAAGGTTTGGCTTCCTGTTGCTTTTTAAGTTTTCTCTGTACGTTTTCAATTCAGTACGCTCCCTGCGGATGGCGCATATGCAGTTGTATTTTCTCATCAGCCTGAGAATCTTGTTTCTCCCAAAATGAACACCACATATATCGGGAAGCATCATATAGATGGTGCGCGTTCCTTTTCTGAATCCCTTATAATCCATGACCTTCCTTATGTATTCAAAATCAATCTCATCCTGCCTTTCTTTCATACCGTAATTATCATCTGAGAGTATTGAATAATAGGATGACTTGGATATGCCGATTCTCTTTAGTATGGAACGGATAGAATAATCATATCTGTCGTGTGGGAGGTCTCTTATCCATATGCATAATGCCTTCTTCTGCTCGGGGTAAGGGAAGGAAGAATTTTCCTGATAGTATCAAAATGCATCATTGACAGTTTTTCTAGTGCTCTCATCCTGTTGTGCTGGATGCGGCATCTGAACTCCTGGTCACATTCCACCACCATATCATCAGAATCACCATTCCAGGATATGAGCTGTTTCTTTATTTTATTTCGCACTCTGATAGGAAAATCAGAACCATCAATCTCAAATATTCCAAGGATCTCATCAACGGGATAACTATAGAATATTGAAGCTTCATCATAGAACTGTTTATTAAGTGTAAAATGATCTGTATTGCATCTCTTTACATATGGATGACCAAAGTATTTCTCTGCTGCATCAGCACTTATCTTTTCTTTAGTTTTTTCTCCATCTTCAAGTTTTCTTTTTAATTCATATATTCTATGATATCCGACTTTTTCGGGATCAAGACCACAGGATTCAAGCTGATTTTCAATGGACACAGAAGGATATTCTTTATAGGCTTTATTAATGAACTCAGAACTAAATGTAATTCCTCTACGTCCTTTGACGAATACCCCGGAGTCAACTAGAAATGAATTATCATATAATTCAACTGAATATATACTCTGTCCAAATACCTTATTTTTTCCGTTAGTAGGACGACCATAGCGCTTAAAGTTAATGTTGATGTTATTTATTATAATTTTCCCTAACATCGAACAATCAAAGCCGTATGATTTAAGTGTTTCTCTTATCTGTAAGGTAGATGGCTGCTTAATCCATTCATCATATAAGATGCATCTGAATTCATGTGTTAATACAAGTCTGTCTTGTCTTATGGCTTTGACATAGGGTGATTTAGATAATAACTCAATTTCTTCATTAGTGAACTTTTTTGGCATAGCATAATTTCAACAACGAAACGAAAAAAAGATACCCACAAGGTGGGTATCACAACTGTCAGGTTGTTGTCCTCCTTATGGGTACCATTTTACCTTCAATGGGATGCTTTTTTATACTTAAATTATCAAATAAGACACACTGGATGGCATATAAAAGCGATTTAGAAATCAGGGTAAAAATAAATTGAATTGAATTTATGAAGCGTATAAGGGCTTAAAATGCGATATATAACAAAAAATCAAAAAATATTCAAAAAACACTTTACAAGTTCCGATATTTTAGGTATTATAGACAGGCAGTCCGGGAGACGGGCTGAGACAGAACATTGAAAACTGAACAGATACACGTCAGATTTATTTGAAAACATTTAATTGATGAGCTGAACATCAGCTCTTCACATATTTTCGTGGAGAGTTTGATCCTGGCTCAGGATGAACGCTGGCGGCGTGCCTAATACATGCAAGTCGAACGAATCTTCTTCGGAAGATGAGTGGCGAACGGGTGAGTAATACATAGGTAACCTGCCCCTGTGCGGGGGATAACAGGAGGAAACTCCTGCTAATACCGCATAGCCATGAGCACCGCATGGAGCTCATGCCAAATATCCTTTACGGGATAGCGCAGGGATGGACCTATGGCGCATTAGCTAGTTGGCGGGGCAACGGCCCACCAAGGCAACGATGCGTAGCCGGCCTGAGAGGGCGGACGGCCACATTGGGACTGAGACACGGCCCAGACTCCTACGGGAGGCAGCAGTAGGGAATTTTCGGCAATGGGGAAACCCTGACCGAGCAACGCCGCGTGAGCGAAGAAGGCCTTCGGGTCGTAAAGCTCTGTTGTAAAGGAAGAACGTCGGACACAGGAAATGGTGTGCGAGTGACGGTACTTTACCAGAAAGCCACGGCTAACTACGTGCCAGCAGCCGCGGTAATACGTAGGTGGCGAGCGTTATCCGGAATCATTGGGCGTAAAGAGGGAGCAGGCGGCCGCAAGGGTCTGTGGTGAAAGACCGAAGCTAAACTTCGGTAAGCCATGGAAACCGGGCGGCTAGAGTGCGGAAGAGGATCGTGGAATTCCATGTGTAGCGGTGAAATGCGTAGATATATGGAGGAACACCAGTGGCGAAGGCGACGGTCTGGGCCGCAACTGACGCTCATTCCCGAAAGCGTGGGGAGCAAATAGGATTAGATACCCTAGTAGTCCACGCCGTAAACGATGGTCACTAAGTGTCGGGGGTCAAACCCCGGTGCTGCAGTCAACGCAATAAGTGACCCGCCTGAGTAGTACGTTCGCAAGAATGAAACTCAAAGGAATTGACGGGGCCCGCACAAGCGGTGGAGCATGTGGTTTAATTCGAAGCAACGCGAAGAACCTTACCAGGTCTTGACATCGATCTAAAAGGGATGGAGACATCCTCATAGCTATAGAGAAGACAGGTGGTGCATGGTTGTCGTCAGCTCGTGTCGTGAGATGTTGGGTTAAGTCCCGCAACGAGCGCAACCCCTGTCGCCAGTTACCATCATTGAGTTGGGGACTCTGGCGAGACTGCCTCTGCAAGGAGGAGGAAGGCGGGGATGACGTCAAATCATCATGCCCCTTATGACCTGGGCCACACACGTGCTACAATGGACGGGACAGAGGGAAGCGAAGGCGCGAGCCGGAGCGGACCCAGAAACCCGTTCCCAGTTCGGACTGCAGTCTGCAACTCGACTGCACGAAGCCGGAATCGCTAGTAATCGCGGATCAGCATGCCGCGGTGAATACGTTCTCGGGCCTTGTACACACCGCCCGTCACACCATGAGAGTTGGCAACACCCGAAGCCGGCGGCCCAACCCGCAAGGGAGGGAGCTGTCTAAGGTGGGGCTGATGATTGGGGTGAAGTCGTAACAAGGTATCCCTACGGGAACGTGGGGATGGATCACCTCCTTTCTAGGGAGACAGACGTGTAATGTTCAGTTTTGAGTGCTCTGGCACTCAGGAGAGATCCTTGAAAATCAGATATGATCATCAAATGGAAAGTTTTAAAAACTTTCTGCACACAAAGATAAGATGTAAGTGAGATCGAGAAATCAAACAAAGATAAGAAGGTCTAGTACATCTGGTCTGAAGGCAAAAATACTAAGAACAGAAATACTCAAGCGAACTAAAGAGAACCAATCACAAGGTCAAGGAAGAAAGGGCGTACGGAGAATGCCTGGGCACAGAGAGGCGATGAAGGACGCAGCGAACAGCGAAATGCGGCGGCGAGCGGTAAGCACGCGATGACCCGCCGATATCCGAATGGGGAAACCCCTCCGCTTTCGAAGCGGAGACCGCATGACGACCGTCATGACGGGGCAATACGCAGGGAACTGAAACATCTAAGTACCTGCAGGAAGAGAAAGAGAAGTCGATTCCGTAAGTAGCGGCGAGCGAAAGCGGAGGAGCCCAAACCGGACATAGTCCGGGGTTGTAGGACCGCCGAGAAAGATGACATGAAGAGTCAGGAGAATCCCATGGGAAGGGATCCGCAGAGGGTGAGAGACCCGTATCCGAAGGCTCGACATGGATCGAGGCGGCACCTGAGTACGGCGGGGCACGTGGAATCCTGCCGGAATCATCGTGACCATCCCGAAAGGCTAAACACTACTCTGTGACCGATAGCGAACCAGTACCGTGAGGGAAAGGTGAAAAGAACCCCGGGAGGGGAGTGAAAGAGAACCTGAAACCGCATGCCCACAAGAAGTCAGAGCCCGTCAAAGGGTGATGGCGTGCCTTTGTAGAATGAGCCGGCGAGTCACGATCAGCAGGCGAGGTTAAGCAGGAGATGCGAGCCGCAGCGAAAGCGAGTCTTAAGAGGGCGACATAGTCTGAGGTCGTGGACCCGAAACCGGGTGATCTAGCCATGAGCAGGTTGAAGTCGGGGTGAGACCCGATGGAGGACCGAACCGACCCCCGTTGAAACGTTGGCGGATGACTTGTGGCTAGGGGTGAAATTCCAATCGAACCCGGAGATAGCTGGTTCTCCCCGAAATAGCTTTAGGGCTAGCGTCGCAGCGAGAGAGCCGTGAAGGTAGAGCACTGAATATGCGATGGCCGCATCCCGCGGTACTGAGCATAATCAAACTCCGAATGTCACGGTGTCATCTGCGGCAGTCAGACGGCGAGTGATAAGGTCCGTCGTCAAGAGGGAAACAGCCCAGACCATCAGCTAAGGTCCCAAAGTGCATGCTAAGTGGAAAAGGAAGTGGAGACGTGCAGACAACTAGGAGGTTGGCTCAGAAGCAGCCATCCTTCAAAGAGTGCGTAACAGCTCACTAGTCGAATGACTCTGCGCCGATAATTTACCGGGGCTAAGCATGACACCGAAGCTATGGACAGGAATGTGGTAGGGGAGCATTGCATGCAGCGGAGAAGCATGACCGAGAGGGCATGTGGAGCGCATGGAAGAGAGAATGCCGGCGTGAGTAGCGGCACGTGGGTGAGAATCCCACGCACCGATGGCCCAAGGTCTCCAGAGGAAGGCTCGTCCTCTCTGGGATAGTCGGGACCTAAGGCGAGGCCGAAAGGCGTAGCCGATGGACGACGGGTGGATATTCCCGTACCCGATGTGTGGCGATGGAGTGACGGAGAAGGCTCAGGCAACCAGCTGCTGGAATAGCTGGGGCAAGCGAGATACCTGCGCACCAGGGAAATCCGGTGCGCGCAGGGGGAAGGCGCGAAGCATACGGAAAGCTGCGGCAAGTACGGAAAAGCTGAGAGCAGGCTTCAGGAAAAGCTTCTAGCACAACACGCATCGGCCCGTACCGAAAATGGACACACATGGGCAAGGAGAGAATCCTGAGGTGAGCGAGAGAACTATAGCTAAGGAACTCTGCAAAATGACCCCGTAACTTAGGGAGAAGGGGTGCTCCAGAAATGAGCCGCAGTAAAACGGCCCAAGCGACTGTTTACCAAAAACACAGCTCTCTGCGAAGGCGCAAGCCGAAGTATAGGGGTGACGCCTGCCCGGTGCTGGAAGGTCAAGGGGAGCTGTCAGCGCAAGCGAAGCAGCGAGCCGAAGCCCCAGTAAACGGCGGCCGTAACTATAACGGTCCTAAGGTAGCGAAATTCCTTGTCGGGCAAGTTCCGACCCGCACGAAAGGCGTAACGATTTGGGCGCTGTCTCAGCTGTAGACTCGGTGAAGTCTTAGTACCTGTGAAGATGCAGGTTGCCCGCGACTAGACGGAAAGACCCCATGGAGCTTCACTGCAGGTTGACATTGGGCTTGGATGCATGATGTACAGGATAGGTGGGAGGCTGTGAGCCGTGCGCGCCAGCGTACGGGAGCCGCTGTTGGGATACCACCCTTCATGCATCTAGGTCCTAACCGGAGGCAACGGGCCACGGGACAGTGTCAGTCGGGCAGTTTGACTGGGGCGGTCGCCTCCCAAAGAGTAACGGAGGCGCCCAAAGATACCCTCAGCATGGATGGAAACCATGCATAGAGTGCAAAGGCATAAGGGTGTCTGACTGCGAGACATACAGGTCGAGCAGGGACGAAAGTCGGGCTTAGTGATCCGGCGGATCCGAATGGAAGGGCCGTCGCTCAACGGATAAAAGCTACCCTGGGGATAACAGGCTGATCTCCCCAAGAGTTCACATCGACGGGGAGGTTTGGACCTCGATGTCGGCTCATCGCATCCTGGAGCTGAAGTCGGTTCCAAGGGTTGGGCTGTTCGCCCATTAAAGCGGTACGCGAGCTGGGTTCAGAACGTCGTGAGACAGTTCGGTCCCTATCTGTCGTGGGCGCAGGAGGTTTGAGGAGAGCTGCCCCTAGTACGAGAGGACCGGGGTGGACGGACCGATGGTGCACCAGTTGTCACGCCAGTGGCACAGCTGGGCAGCCAAGTCCGGACGGGATAAGCGCTGAAGGCATCTAAGCGTGAAGCCCCCTCCAAGATGAGACCTCCCATTGGCGACAAGTAAGGCCCCTCGAAGACGACGAGGTTGATAGGCCGCGAGTGCAAGCGCAGCGATGTGCTTAGCGGGGCGGTACTAATAGGCCGAGGACTTGGCCAAGATTGGAAAGAGTAGAGACTAGTAGAGATGACGTATCTGGTTTTGAGGGATCCCTCGAGGATCTGGCGGCGATAGCATGATGGACACACCCGTTCCCATCCCGAACACGGAAGTTAAGCATCATAACGGCGACGATAGTGTGAAGACGCGACAATAGCAAGCTGCCAGGTCCTTTTTTTATGCCTTCCGTCAGGAGGGCTTTTTTTGTATTCACTAGTGACTCTATTATACATACCTAAACTTAATTTTTTTCTGTAACACATCTCCTGATGTTTTTTTTTTTCTATTTTCTAATATACATAACATTAATTATTATTCTATATATATAAGATGATCCTCAAAGTAATGATAAACTGACCAATAGTTAAAACATTATCATTTCTATTAATAGTTTGGATATTGATAGGATGAGACTTGCATAATCCATAAATTTGGTAAAAACCAACCATAAAAAAGAAATAATTGCATAAATTAACGCTATTATCGATATGATAGCGCATACATTTATTGTTGAAAAAGTGTTGAATTATTCAATAAAAAATTTATTAAAAAAATCAAAAAAAAGTTTAAAAAGGGCTTGATTTATCTGTTTTATTACGGTATTATATGAGCGTTGTGAAACGCGAAGATGTGCGAGGTTGCTGAAACGCTGACAGCCGTTGTCATGAACGGAAGAGTGCTCAGGGAATTCGCATTGAGCGTTGTCTAACAAATAGACAAGGAGGAATAATCATGGCAAACAACAAAATCAGAATCAGACTTAAGTCTTTTGATCACAAGATCCTAGATGCTTCTGCAGAAAAGATCGTAGCTGCAGCTAAGAAGTCTGGTGCTCAGGTAGTTGGTCCTGTACCATTACCTACAGAAAAGGAAATTTATACGATCTTAAGAGCAGTTCACAAATATAAGGATTCTCGTGAACAGTTCGAAATCAGAACTCACAAACGTTTAATCGACGTAGTGAACCCTACACCAGAAACAGTTGATGTTTTAACTAGATTAGAAGTACCAAGTGGTGTAGATATTGAAATTAAGTTATAAGAAAGGTAAAAGGTGTAACTCATGAAAGGAATCTTAGGTCGTAAGATCGGAATGACTCAAGTTTTCGCTACTGATGGTAAGTTAATCCCAGTAACAGTTATCGAAGCAACTCCAAACGTAGTTCTTCAGAAGAAGACTGTTGAAACTGATGGATACAACGCAATCCAGGTTGGTTTCGAAGACAAGAGAGAAAAGCTTGCAAACAAGCCAGAAAAAGGTGTGGTTGCTAAAGCAAACACAGCTCCTAAGCGCTTCATTAAAGAATTTCGTTTTGACGAAATGATGAGTTATGAAGTTGGACAGACAGTTTCTGTTGATAGCTTTGTAGCTGGTGAAGTAGTTGACGTAACAGGTACAAGTAAAGGTAAAGGCTATCAGGGTGTTATCAAGAGACACGGACAGCACATCGGTCCAAAGGGACATGGTTCAGGAGCTCACAGAATTGTAGGTTCTATGGGTCCAATCGCTCCAAACAGAATTGCTCCTGGTAAGAATCTTCCAGGACAGATGGGTGGAAACACAAGAACAGTTCAGAATCTTGAAATTGTTGCAGTTGATGTAGAAAAGAACGTATTACTAGTTAGCGGATCAGTACCTGGTCCTAAGAAAGGCTTAGTAGTCGTTAAGTCTGGTATCAAGGCAAACGGAAAAACAAACGAAGCTGCTGAATTAGTAAATTATGCTACTGAAGCAGTTGCAGAATAATGAAGTGGAAGGAGGAAAAACTAATGTTGAATATTGCATTATTTAATCAGAATGGTGAAAAATTAAACGATTTAGAACTTAACGAAAACGTATTCGGAATCGAACCAAATAACCAGGCAATCTTTGATGTAGTCTTACTACAGAGAGCTTCATTAAGACAGGGTACTCACAAGGTGAAGAATCGTCACGAAGTTTCAGGCGGTGGAAAGAAACCTTGGAGACAGAAGGGTACAGGACGTGCTAGACAGGGTTCTATCCGTGCACCACAGTGGCGCGGTGGAGGAATTGTCTTTGGTCCTACTCCAAGAAGCTATGACTTCAAGATTAACAAGAAAGTTAAGAATCTTGCATTAAGATCTGTATTATCACAGAAAGTAATCGATCAGGAATTAGTTGCATTAGATGCTATTGCTTTCGAAACTATCAAGACTAAGAATGTTGTTAATTTCTTAGGTAACTTCGAAAACCCAAGAAAGACATTAATCGTTGTTGATAAGTTAGAAGAAAACTTAGTATTATCTGCTAGAAACGTTCCTGGTGTTAAAGTTATCGAAGCTAGCAACGTAAACGTTTATGACGTTATGGATTGCACTAAGTTAATGATGACTGAAAAAGCTATCAAGGCAGTTGAGGAGGTACTAAAATAATGGCTCACATTACTGACGTACTAAGAAAACCTGTTTTAACTGAAAAGACTATGAAGTTAATGCAGGAAGAAAACAAATATACTTTCGATGTTGCTTTATCATCAAACAAGACTGAAATCAAACAGGCTGTAGAAGCTATGTTCAATGTTAAGGTTACTAGCGTTAACACAATCAACGTTAGAGCTAAGACTAAGAGAGTTGGTCGTTATGTTGGTAAGACTGCTAGAAGAAAGAAAGCAATCGTAACTTTAGCAGAAGGCAACAGCATCAATTTATTTGGTGAAGAAGAATAATTAACTAATTATAAACTATTGAAATGCACTCCATTTCAGATATTTAAATAGGAGGATTAAACATGCCAATTAAAGCATATAAGCCTACAAGTAACGGTCGTAGAAACATGACTGCTTTGACTAAGGAAGAAATCACTACTTCTACTCCAGAGAAGTCATTACTTGCTCCTTATAAGAAAAAGGGTGGCCGTAACAATATGGGTCAGATCACTACTAGACATCATGGTGGTGGACATAAGAGAAAATACAGAGTTATTGATTTTAAGCGTAACAAGGATGGAGTACCTGGTAAGGTTGCTTCTATCGAATACGATCCAAATAGATCTGCAAACATCGCTTTAATCAATTACGCTGATGGTGAAAAGAGATATATCCTAGCTCCTAAGGGACTAGAAGTAGGAACTGTAATTGTTTCTGGTGAAACTACTGACGTTAAAGTTGGTAACTGTATGGAAATGGGTAACATGCCTGAAGGTACTACTATCCACAATATTGAAATGCATCCTGGTAAGGGCGGACAGTTAGCTCGTTCTGCTGGTGTTTCAGCTCAGATCCTTGGTTCTGAAGAAAAATATGTAATTGTTAGACTTCAGTCTGGTGAAGTAAGAAAATTCTTAAAGAAGTGCCGTGCTACAGTTGGTGCTGTAGGTAACGAAGACCATGGTCTTGTTAATTACGGTAAAGCTGGACGTATGAGATGGAAAGGTGTTAGACCTACTGTTCGTGGTTCTGTTATGAACCCTAATGACCATCCTCATGGTGGTGGTGAAGGTAAAACTTCAATCGGTCGTAAAGCTCCACTTACACCTTGGGGTAAGAAGGCTCTTGGTGTTAAGACTAGAAACAGCAAGAAACATTCTAACAGATTGATCGTACGTCGTCGTAATGCTAAATAAGAAGGAGGATAAGTAATCATGGCAAGAAGTT
This window contains:
- the rplD gene encoding 50S ribosomal protein L4 — protein: MLNIALFNQNGEKLNDLELNENVFGIEPNNQAIFDVVLLQRASLRQGTHKVKNRHEVSGGGKKPWRQKGTGRARQGSIRAPQWRGGGIVFGPTPRSYDFKINKKVKNLALRSVLSQKVIDQELVALDAIAFETIKTKNVVNFLGNFENPRKTLIVVDKLEENLVLSARNVPGVKVIEASNVNVYDVMDCTKLMMTEKAIKAVEEVLK
- a CDS encoding IS3 family transposase — protein: MAYDYISRGKAKENGYTNTKVFKLFGVSSTGYYNYVARREDRDGKQAARKQDESHVMQCFKKIIKTLGFVPGKRTFRRHMFRRFNYNISVSRASAIMKKMQITAQLPKKDAYKGQATHHHECMAKPNLVNRNFKLGVRQVILTDITYIHYGYSRTPAYMCAFKDAYTTEILGHYVSGRMDVSLVQKAFNNMMENHKDEFPKNLEVYCHSDQGSQYLSTSFKQLLNENDFIQSMSRRGNSQDNAPMESFFGRMKTEVIDIIARCGDIATVRRLINGYINMHNNERYQDTLAALSPSEFYTYKVTGQYPLDSYYGVKASELMPLEKIIEAKLEMQEKKKELRKERQKIDEQQSRLLRNAGEIIMRDMKKMEDENRKWVKQQELVENQLKKISEIIEKISKALKFYYHEATAEIKKLLKDPLNWKNYTELDYYKDLDALY
- a CDS encoding IS3 family transposase, which codes for MWIRDLPHDRYDYSIRSILKRIGISKSSYYSILSDDNYGMKERQDEIDFEYIRKVMDYKGFRKGTRTIYMMLPDICGVHFGRNKILRLMRKYNCICAIRRERTELKTYRENLKSNRKPNLLKRMFRLARPGDILLTDVSYLKYGLNRTEYLSCIKDAVSGRVVSHITSSGNDLNLVMDTIDTLDPSEDAIFHSDQGSLYFNDLFQGRLKELGYRQSMSRRGNCWDNASQESFFGHMKDECDLSGCSTPEEVKEMIDNYVYYYNNERPQWTRNKMTPTEYEDYLNSLSDNEYSDYLQNEQEKYDKMMKKAREKALKRAVELGALTEEDMELYGSGKKEEQATADRGAETCT
- the rpsJ gene encoding 30S ribosomal protein S10, whose amino-acid sequence is MANNKIRIRLKSFDHKILDASAEKIVAAAKKSGAQVVGPVPLPTEKEIYTILRAVHKYKDSREQFEIRTHKRLIDVVNPTPETVDVLTRLEVPSGVDIEIKL
- the rplW gene encoding 50S ribosomal protein L23, giving the protein MAHITDVLRKPVLTEKTMKLMQEENKYTFDVALSSNKTEIKQAVEAMFNVKVTSVNTINVRAKTKRVGRYVGKTARRKKAIVTLAEGNSINLFGEEE
- the rplB gene encoding 50S ribosomal protein L2, with the protein product MPIKAYKPTSNGRRNMTALTKEEITTSTPEKSLLAPYKKKGGRNNMGQITTRHHGGGHKRKYRVIDFKRNKDGVPGKVASIEYDPNRSANIALINYADGEKRYILAPKGLEVGTVIVSGETTDVKVGNCMEMGNMPEGTTIHNIEMHPGKGGQLARSAGVSAQILGSEEKYVIVRLQSGEVRKFLKKCRATVGAVGNEDHGLVNYGKAGRMRWKGVRPTVRGSVMNPNDHPHGGGEGKTSIGRKAPLTPWGKKALGVKTRNSKKHSNRLIVRRRNAK
- the rplC gene encoding 50S ribosomal protein L3; protein product: MKGILGRKIGMTQVFATDGKLIPVTVIEATPNVVLQKKTVETDGYNAIQVGFEDKREKLANKPEKGVVAKANTAPKRFIKEFRFDEMMSYEVGQTVSVDSFVAGEVVDVTGTSKGKGYQGVIKRHGQHIGPKGHGSGAHRIVGSMGPIAPNRIAPGKNLPGQMGGNTRTVQNLEIVAVDVEKNVLLVSGSVPGPKKGLVVVKSGIKANGKTNEAAELVNYATEAVAE